From the Deltaproteobacteria bacterium genome, one window contains:
- a CDS encoding alpha/beta fold hydrolase, with protein sequence MEEKIRFFSGPGYGLSAVITVPDDHERSHRHPGVILCQGYAGLKDALMPAVAERMAAEGYVTLRFDYRGFGESEGPRHRLIPLEQVEDIRNGLTCLGVRPEVDPDRLAIWGTSFGGAHAAYAAAADERVRCIVSVVGVGDGERWLRCLRREWEWQAFLKELDDDRDRRVLSGQSRRVHPYHIMETTPEGWEFWKETVAANPDRGEVEMPLECADAIIEYKPESVAHEIGCPALYVSAELDTLTPLEEQLNLYESSPDPKDYVVIPDVNHHDIYKEPHLSHLLDLSVAWFDEYLKEVGD encoded by the coding sequence ATGGAAGAGAAGATCCGGTTTTTCAGCGGCCCCGGCTACGGCCTGTCCGCGGTCATCACCGTTCCCGACGACCACGAGCGGTCCCATCGCCACCCCGGCGTCATTCTGTGCCAGGGATACGCCGGCCTCAAGGACGCGCTCATGCCCGCGGTGGCCGAACGCATGGCCGCCGAAGGATACGTGACGCTCCGTTTCGACTATCGCGGCTTCGGCGAGAGCGAGGGGCCGCGTCATCGTCTGATCCCGCTGGAACAGGTCGAGGACATCCGCAACGGCCTTACCTGCCTCGGCGTGCGCCCGGAGGTGGACCCCGACCGCCTCGCCATCTGGGGCACCAGCTTCGGCGGCGCCCACGCGGCCTACGCCGCCGCCGCCGATGAGCGGGTCCGCTGCATCGTCAGCGTCGTGGGGGTCGGCGACGGCGAACGCTGGCTCCGTTGCCTGCGCCGCGAATGGGAATGGCAGGCATTCCTGAAGGAACTCGACGACGACCGCGACCGGCGGGTGCTGAGCGGCCAATCCCGGCGCGTCCACCCCTACCACATCATGGAGACGACTCCGGAGGGCTGGGAGTTCTGGAAGGAAACCGTAGCCGCCAACCCGGACAGAGGCGAGGTGGAAATGCCCTTGGAGTGCGCCGACGCCATCATCGAGTACAAGCCCGAGTCCGTCGCCCACGAAATCGGTTGCCCGGCCCTCTATGTCTCCGCCGAGCTTGACACCCTCACCCCGCTCGAAGAACAGTTGAACCTCTACGAGAGCTCACCCGACCCCAAGGACTACGTGGTGATTCCGGACGTCAACCATCACGACATCTACAAGGAGCCGCACCTGAGCCACCTGCTCGACCTGTCCGTGGCGTGGTTCGACGAGTACCTGAAGGAGGTGGGCGACTAG
- a CDS encoding AbrB family transcriptional regulator, translating into MSPASSSLGSRAWAALRRSVADLRARLPAILTALAVGIPAGYLCDSLDLPIPWMIGPMVAIAALNLLGVSMDSPPYARQMGQVVLGSGISLYFTPPVVVALAANWLPIILSTLATFLIGALGAVILSRVSGVETRSTFFASIPGGAMAMANLAHRYGAQIAPVAVAHSLRVSILVLVIPFALTYGGIPLETGDYRPTVPLDVGVLLPWLLAGFVLGETSERLHIHNGYLLMPIFFGAAFTVSEVPLSAVPQWMTNFAQLMFGLVLGARYERAFFMRYKLFIPFALLNSFFVLAASVVLAAALSWGFHLPIATMIISTSPGGLAEMAITAQALGIGVPAVIAFHLARIVVVNMGTQHIYVGATRWLPRLGRR; encoded by the coding sequence ATGAGCCCGGCGTCTTCGAGTCTCGGCTCCCGCGCATGGGCCGCGTTGCGCCGGAGCGTGGCCGACCTGCGCGCGCGCTTGCCCGCCATCCTCACCGCCCTGGCGGTAGGCATTCCCGCGGGGTACCTGTGCGACTCGCTGGACCTGCCCATTCCCTGGATGATCGGCCCCATGGTGGCCATCGCCGCGCTCAACCTGCTGGGCGTCTCCATGGACTCGCCGCCCTACGCGCGACAGATGGGGCAGGTGGTGCTCGGCTCGGGAATCTCCCTGTACTTCACCCCGCCGGTGGTGGTGGCGCTGGCCGCCAACTGGCTGCCCATCATCCTGTCCACCCTGGCGACCTTTCTTATCGGTGCTCTGGGAGCGGTGATCCTGAGCCGGGTCTCGGGAGTCGAGACCCGATCGACCTTCTTCGCGTCCATCCCGGGCGGCGCCATGGCCATGGCCAACCTGGCGCACCGCTACGGCGCGCAGATCGCGCCGGTGGCGGTGGCCCACAGCCTGCGGGTCTCCATCCTCGTGTTGGTGATTCCCTTCGCCCTGACCTACGGCGGCATCCCGCTGGAGACCGGCGACTACCGCCCGACGGTGCCCCTGGACGTGGGCGTGCTGTTGCCCTGGCTCCTCGCCGGTTTCGTGCTCGGCGAGACCTCCGAACGCCTGCACATTCACAACGGCTACCTCCTCATGCCGATTTTCTTCGGCGCCGCGTTCACGGTGAGCGAGGTGCCGCTCTCGGCCGTGCCCCAGTGGATGACCAACTTCGCCCAGCTCATGTTCGGCCTGGTGCTCGGGGCGCGCTACGAACGCGCCTTCTTCATGCGCTACAAGCTGTTCATCCCGTTCGCCCTGCTCAACTCGTTCTTCGTGCTGGCGGCGTCGGTGGTGCTGGCGGCGGCGCTGTCCTGGGGCTTCCACCTCCCCATCGCCACCATGATCATCTCCACCTCCCCCGGCGGTCTGGCGGAGATGGCCATCACCGCCCAGGCGCTGGGAATCGGAGTCCCCGCGGTGATCGCCTTTCATCTGGCCCGAATCGTGGTAGTGAACATGGGCACACAGCACATCTACGTCGGCGCCACCCGCTGGCTGCCGCGACTCGGCCGCCGGTGA
- a CDS encoding xanthine dehydrogenase family protein molybdopterin-binding subunit — protein sequence MSSIGENASRVDGPAKVTGAAQYTGDLEFPGLCHVKVLRSVHPHARLVSVDAGAAEALPGVVAVLTRADLSAANSHFGPVVKDQPIVAVDRVRYAGEVVAALAAEEPDIAEEALDLIRVEYEPLEPVLDPIEAMSPAAPRLHEARVQSESRLDKGHYHYEDRGNVLTSYSVGRGDVDEGFASSDLVFEDTYTTPKIQHGHLEPHVVTASWDAAGKLTVHSATQNPSSIRVQLAELFELPQSMVRVVVPYVGGGYGGKVHLRLEPLAAALARKAGRPVQWKLTREEVFLTGHCHAAAVRIKTGVKRDGTILARQVEAVYDTGAYALTGPSTSRNGGEVSGGPYRIPHQRLTSYCVYTNTPPTGPYRGFGVPQVCWAYEAQMDDMARRLELDPLEMRLRNLVHDGDVFVTGDTLEAVGLEDCLRAAAEAVEWQGGAEQASRAAGPLVRGKGLAVMIKTTMTPSHSSAGLRLNADGSATLLSGSVDIGQGVQTSLAQMVGEVLGIPQERVSVTLPDTDVTPFDQSTSSSRTVFSMGNAAVAAARQVADQLLEIGAGELEADVADLELRDGHVQVAGVPERRLAFGDLFRARFGGAVGSLFGNAGFQSRGGVDPATGKGKASAFFFLSACAAEVEVDTETGKVRVVRLATAVDAGKAINPRQCHLQNEGSMLMSLGSSLFEEMVFDNGQPINCTFLSYLPPSMQDHPETFTSLLVEHPHPDGPFGAKGMGEAALGPVEPAIGNAVANALGGVRVKDLPLRPERVVEVVRGSATF from the coding sequence ATGAGTTCCATCGGCGAAAACGCCTCGCGGGTGGATGGACCGGCGAAGGTCACCGGGGCGGCCCAGTACACGGGCGACCTGGAGTTTCCGGGCCTGTGCCACGTCAAGGTGCTGCGGAGTGTCCATCCCCACGCCCGGCTGGTGTCCGTGGACGCGGGCGCCGCGGAAGCCTTGCCCGGCGTCGTGGCGGTGCTCACCCGCGCGGACCTCTCGGCGGCGAACTCCCACTTCGGACCCGTGGTCAAGGACCAGCCCATCGTGGCGGTGGATCGTGTGCGCTACGCAGGCGAGGTGGTGGCCGCGCTGGCGGCCGAAGAGCCGGATATCGCCGAGGAAGCTCTCGATCTCATCCGGGTGGAATACGAGCCCCTTGAGCCGGTGCTGGATCCGATCGAGGCCATGTCTCCTGCCGCGCCGCGGCTGCACGAGGCTCGCGTGCAGTCCGAGAGCCGTCTCGACAAGGGCCACTACCACTACGAGGACCGGGGCAACGTGCTGACTTCCTACAGCGTCGGGCGCGGTGACGTCGACGAGGGTTTCGCCTCCTCGGACCTGGTGTTCGAGGACACCTATACCACCCCCAAGATCCAGCACGGCCACCTCGAACCCCACGTGGTCACCGCCTCCTGGGACGCGGCGGGCAAGCTCACGGTCCATTCGGCCACGCAGAACCCCTCGTCCATCCGGGTCCAGCTCGCGGAGCTTTTCGAGTTGCCGCAGTCCATGGTGCGGGTGGTGGTGCCGTATGTCGGCGGCGGCTACGGCGGCAAGGTGCACCTGCGGCTCGAACCCCTGGCCGCGGCGTTGGCGCGGAAGGCCGGCCGGCCGGTCCAGTGGAAGCTCACGCGCGAGGAAGTCTTCCTCACCGGCCACTGCCACGCGGCGGCGGTGCGCATCAAGACCGGCGTCAAGCGCGACGGCACGATCCTGGCGCGGCAGGTGGAAGCGGTCTACGACACCGGCGCCTACGCCTTGACCGGTCCCTCGACTTCGCGCAACGGCGGCGAGGTTTCCGGCGGACCCTACCGCATCCCGCATCAGCGCCTGACTTCCTACTGCGTGTACACCAACACCCCGCCCACCGGACCCTACCGGGGCTTCGGCGTGCCCCAGGTGTGCTGGGCCTACGAGGCGCAGATGGACGACATGGCGCGGCGCCTGGAACTGGATCCGCTGGAGATGCGGCTCAGGAACCTGGTGCACGACGGCGACGTGTTCGTCACCGGCGATACCCTGGAAGCGGTGGGGCTGGAGGACTGCCTGCGGGCCGCGGCCGAGGCGGTGGAGTGGCAGGGCGGCGCGGAGCAGGCGTCCCGGGCGGCGGGGCCGCTGGTGCGCGGCAAGGGTCTGGCGGTCATGATCAAGACCACCATGACGCCGTCCCATTCCTCCGCCGGCTTGCGGCTCAACGCCGACGGTTCCGCCACGCTCTTGTCCGGCAGCGTGGATATCGGGCAGGGAGTCCAGACGAGCCTGGCGCAGATGGTGGGCGAGGTGCTGGGAATCCCGCAGGAACGGGTTTCCGTCACCCTCCCCGACACCGACGTGACCCCCTTCGACCAGTCCACCAGCTCCAGCCGCACGGTGTTCAGCATGGGCAACGCCGCCGTCGCGGCGGCCCGCCAGGTCGCCGACCAGCTTCTGGAGATCGGCGCCGGCGAGCTGGAGGCCGATGTGGCGGACCTGGAGCTGCGCGACGGCCACGTGCAGGTGGCGGGCGTCCCGGAACGGCGTCTCGCCTTCGGCGACCTTTTCCGCGCCCGTTTCGGCGGCGCCGTGGGCAGTCTGTTCGGCAACGCCGGCTTCCAGAGCCGCGGCGGCGTCGATCCCGCCACCGGCAAGGGCAAGGCGTCGGCCTTCTTCTTCCTGTCCGCCTGTGCCGCCGAGGTGGAGGTGGACACCGAGACCGGCAAGGTGCGCGTGGTGCGCCTCGCCACCGCGGTGGACGCGGGCAAGGCCATCAATCCACGCCAGTGCCACCTGCAGAACGAAGGCTCCATGCTCATGTCCCTGGGCTCGTCGCTGTTCGAGGAGATGGTCTTCGACAACGGCCAGCCCATCAACTGCACCTTCCTGAGCTACCTGCCCCCGTCCATGCAGGACCACCCCGAGACCTTCACTTCGCTCCTCGTCGAACACCCCCATCCCGACGGCCCCTTCGGCGCCAAGGGCATGGGCGAAGCCGCCCTCGGCCCGGTGGAACCCGCCATCGGCAACGCCGTCGCCAACGCGTTGGGGGGCGTAAGGGTGAAGGATCTGCCGCTCCGGCCGGAGCGGGTGGTGGAGGTGGTGCGGGGGTCAGCGACGTTCTAG
- a CDS encoding CoA transferase, with protein sequence MPAALEGIKILDVTNYIAGPYASLLLADLGADVYKIETPGKGDPFRTWDKEPKDYSPSFCALNRNKKSVTLDMKAPEGREVFLKLAREADVIVENLRPGVVDRLGIGYDVVREMNPRIIYCSISAFGQEGPYRERPGYDTIGQSLSGLLSVLTDVEQPHGPGAAFSDHLGGIFGCYGVLAALAARERTGVGQKVETSLLESTICFLGLSMTQYLFSGEVPSMRSRIKTAGVYALVAGDGKPFVIHLSHPPKFWIGVTEVMGRPDFQTDERTKDRPARAKNYDFISETFGAVVQSEPREHWLAELRARDVPCAPLNNFAEVFEDPQVQYLDRLMDVDHPEFGPFKLVRNGLNLLDTPITLKLRPPTLGEHNEETLKELGYAPEEIRSLQERNIV encoded by the coding sequence ATGCCCGCAGCACTCGAAGGCATCAAGATCCTCGACGTCACCAACTACATCGCCGGTCCCTACGCGTCGCTCCTGCTGGCCGACCTGGGCGCCGACGTGTACAAGATCGAGACCCCCGGCAAGGGGGACCCGTTCCGCACCTGGGACAAGGAGCCCAAGGACTACAGCCCGAGCTTCTGCGCGCTCAACCGCAACAAGAAGAGCGTCACCCTCGACATGAAAGCGCCGGAGGGCCGGGAGGTGTTCCTCAAGCTGGCCAGGGAAGCGGACGTCATCGTCGAGAACCTGCGCCCCGGCGTGGTGGACCGGCTGGGCATCGGCTACGACGTGGTGCGGGAGATGAACCCGCGCATCATCTATTGCTCCATCTCCGCCTTCGGGCAGGAAGGCCCGTACCGGGAGCGGCCCGGCTACGACACCATCGGCCAGTCCCTGAGTGGCTTGTTGAGCGTGCTCACCGACGTCGAGCAGCCCCACGGCCCCGGGGCGGCCTTCTCCGACCATCTCGGCGGCATCTTTGGCTGCTACGGCGTGCTCGCGGCGCTGGCCGCGCGCGAGCGCACCGGCGTGGGCCAGAAGGTGGAGACCTCGCTCCTGGAGTCCACCATCTGCTTCCTCGGCCTGAGCATGACCCAGTACCTCTTCAGCGGCGAGGTGCCGAGCATGCGCAGCCGCATCAAGACCGCGGGCGTCTACGCGCTGGTGGCGGGCGACGGCAAGCCCTTCGTCATCCACCTGTCCCATCCGCCGAAGTTCTGGATCGGCGTCACCGAGGTCATGGGGCGGCCGGACTTCCAGACGGACGAGCGCACCAAGGACCGCCCGGCGCGCGCCAAGAACTACGACTTCATCTCCGAGACCTTCGGCGCGGTGGTGCAATCGGAGCCGCGCGAGCACTGGCTCGCGGAGCTGCGCGCCCGGGACGTGCCGTGCGCGCCCCTCAACAACTTCGCCGAGGTCTTCGAGGATCCTCAGGTGCAGTACCTGGACCGGCTCATGGACGTGGACCATCCCGAGTTCGGCCCGTTCAAGCTGGTGCGCAACGGCCTGAACCTGCTGGACACCCCCATCACACTCAAGCTCCGGCCCCCGACCCTGGGCGAGCACAACGAGGAGACCCTGAAGGAGCTGGGCTACGCCCCCGAGGAAATCCGCTCCCTCCAGGAAAGAAACATCGTATGA